The DNA region GAGGACGTGCCGCCGCGCGTAGTCGGTGCAGCAGACCACCATCGCCCCGTCGAACGTGATGTAGGCCTGCTTGAACATCCGCGGGCAGCTCGAGTAGTAGTCCATCACCCCCGTCGCCATCCCCTCGAGGCCCCGGATGTTGCCCCCCCGGTTCTCGAGCGCGGTGTACTTCGCGCGGACGCCGCGGCTCCGCCAGTAGGCCACCGCGCGCGGCGCGTCGACGAGCCGCGTCGACACCATCGTCATCCAGATCTTCGGGCGCGAGAGCCTCCGGCGCCGCATCTCGGCCAGGAGGTGGTTCACGTTGGCGAGGACGCGCTCGAAGCGAAGGACGCCGCGCATCGTCTCCTCGTAGCCCCTCTTCGCGATCCCCTGGAACGAGACGTAGAGTGCGTGCAGCGCCCCGTCGAGGGAGAGGAGCTCGTCCACGACCTCCGGGGTCAGGACCGAGCCGTTCGTGGTCAGCACGACCTTCACCCCCCGGATCTCGCGGTGGACCAGCCGGATCCTCGAGGCGAGCTGCGGATCGAGAAGGGGCTCGTTGGTGAGATAGGGGCTGAACCGGCCGACGCGGTGACGCGCGCACTCCTCGACGATCCTCTCGAAGCGATCGGCCGGCATCCGGCCGGCCGGCGGCGCCGGGTGCACCTTCCCGTACGGACACCAGACGCAATCGGCGTTGCACGCGGCGATCGTCTCGACCTGGATGGTGCGGGGGAAAGCCGGCACGGCGCGGCGCGTGAGACGCTTC from Acidobacteriota bacterium includes:
- a CDS encoding radical SAM/SPASM domain-containing protein — encoded protein: MPAFPRTIQVETIAACNADCVWCPYGKVHPAPPAGRMPADRFERIVEECARHRVGRFSPYLTNEPLLDPQLASRIRLVHREIRGVKVVLTTNGSVLTPEVVDELLSLDGALHALYVSFQGIAKRGYEETMRGVLRFERVLANVNHLLAEMRRRRLSRPKIWMTMVSTRLVDAPRAVAYWRSRGVRAKYTALENRGGNIRGLEGMATGVMDYYSSCPRMFKQAYITFDGAMVVCCTDYARRHVLGNVFDSGIEPLWNGPVARDLRTRFLTGKIHTIGLCASCRLDREREVAA